tcttctttcaagtTGTTGAATCTTTAGTTAGTCAGCTatctttgtttcctttttatgtAATCTTCTTCCTACTTCAAACGCTCCTTAACTTTTTATGTCCATGAGAGTTGGAAGCAGATATATGTGTTACGTCCCTCCTCGTTAACCTTGTTCAGTGCCAAAATCCTTACAACAAATGCCTTACAACCACCTAAGCTAAAGGATGTGAAAGTGTTACTGCACAGTCTGCACTAGCTTGGACAGTAGCTTGCGTTGACGACAAGAAAATAGGTTcatgaaaaattattttctcgGATTTCATTTTACTTTTGTTTGTTTAACTTCATGAAAAAAATCCTTCGTTAAAACTATAGTTTGTAGCAATCTCGATTGTTGCGGTTTGTAGGCAGTTCGAACAAGATATTGTGTTGATGTCTCCTTTACATAACATCTCATGGACTGTGTCGGGGCTAAGAACGATTGTGCGGTTGGGATAGATCAGAGAATAGAGTTTTGCAGTTTGTTTTTGTAAAGTTTCTCAGTATGCATTGCAACATGTGTTCATGTTGGAGGCATGGCTTAGTGAGATATAACAAAGAATATGATTTTTGACATTTTGTTCTTTTCGTAAATTAAAACAGAGGAGATAGAATAATTATAGTAGAAGGGAAAGGAGGTTTTATTGATAAGCTCAAAACAGAGGAGACTTGTTTGCATCCatgatagaagaaaaaaatatcataaagtTGGACGAGACTTGGTTTATGAAGGAAAAACAAAGACCTTAGACCTACAAGATAAAATACACAAGTTTGATGCAGAGAGCGAGGAGCAATTACTGCAGACTCATGGCGGAGAATGGGAGAAGATTTAAACCATTAACGGGATACGCTTGAGCTGCTGGAGTTATACCTTGAGCTCCAAGATTTGGTGTTCCAAACATAATAGCGTAGGGCTGAACTGCTGGAGTTGTTGTAGTACCTTGAGCAATAATACTTGGTGTTCCAAACATAGTCGGATAAGGCTGAGCTGCTGGAGTTGTTGTTGTACCTTGAGCAGCAAGATTTGGTGATCCAAACATTGTAGGATAGGGCAGAGCTGCTGGAGTTGTTGTAGTACCTTGAGCAGCAAGATTTGATGATCCAAACATTGTCGGATAGGGCTGAGCTGCTGTAGTACCTTGAGCAACGTGATTTGGTGTTCCAAACATAATAGGATAGGCTTGAACTGCTGGAGTTGCTGTTGTACCTTGACAAGTAAGATTTGGTGTTCCAAACATAATAGCATAGGCTTGGACTGCTGGAGTTGTTGATGTACCATAAGCCGCAAGATTTGGTGTGCCAAACAGCAAAGGAAAAGAACCATAGGTAGATAAGAACAACCAGGGAAGAGATGTCGCAGATGAGGGAGGATTTGTGGTGGTACCGTTCAAGCCCAAGTGACTAGAAGGAGAGGAGCTACTCGTGGCTCCACAAGCTGTGCATCCAGATGCTGGGGAAGAAACACCAACGAGTTCATGTGGGCTCTGGAAAGCAGTAGGGGTGTTGTAGCTAGGGATGTTACCTACAGGTAGGGATGTTAATATGGGCTCAACCTGACAGGGTTAGCCCTAACCCTGCAAACCCATTTGTAACCCTAACCCTCATTTTTTAAACAGGGTTTAAATAGGGTTGGCCCTAATAGCACCATGGTTTAAATTCTAACCCTTTTATTTTGATTCACACAactattatacaatatttaataatgtttttcatcaaaaaaaacttaaagtagagttttctcgccaaaaactGAACAACGAAATTTTCcgtcgaaaccgcaaaatcgagttttcaactaaaacaacaaaatcgagttttccttccaaaaacgcaaaatcgagtttttcgtcaaaacttcgaaatcgagttttcccgccaaaaaatcaaaatcgagtttttcaccaaaacctcaaaatcgaatttttcaccaaaacctcaaaatcgaattttcccgtgaaaacgtaaaattaaattaagtttttctGGAAAACCCGTAAAACTCAATttcacggttttggcgggaaaactcgatttgccggttttgtAGGGAAAACTCGATATTGCGGTtttagttttggcggaaaaactcgattttgcggtttcagcggaaaaactcgattttgcagttttggcgggaaaacctGATTTgtcggtttcggcggaaaactcgtttttgctgtttcggcgggaaaacacgattttgtagttttcggcgggaaaactcgatttgccggtttcggcggaaaaactcgatttgccggtttcggcggaaaaactcgatttgccggtttcggcggaaaaactcgtttttgtggttttggcgggaaaactcgattttgcggttttggcgggaaaactcgattttgcggttttggcggaaaaactagATTTTACGGTTTCTGCGGGAAAacccgatttgccggtttcggcggaaaacttgattttgctgttttggcgggaaaacgcgattttacagttttggcgggaaaacttgatttgccggttttgacaggaaaactcgattttgcggtttttgcgggaaaactcgattttgcaattttgggaggaaaacttgattttgtggttttggtggaaaaactcaaattaggttttggcggaaaaaaacacaaatttttttttgacggaaaaattttattcttagttgtggagcaaaaactcgattttgcaattttgggaggaaaacttttgattttgatgctCAACAAATTGGAGGAAAGAATCAtatgatatcttaatttttctagttttatctttaaaatttaagaacaaaaataaatgaaatatttttttcaattaaatgagTTAACCCTGGTACCAACCCTAACCCTTGATTATAATAGGGTCAAAATAGGGTTGGGTTACAATAGGGCTGGgcttataataaataaaagaggGCCGAGCCCTAACCCTGTAGGTAGGGATGTTACCTACAGGGTTAGGGGGTTAGGGCTCGGCcctcttttatttattataagcCCAGACCCTATTTTAACCCAACCCTATTTTGACCCTATTATAATCAAGGGTTAGGGTTGGTACCAGGGTTAActcatttaattgaaaaaaatatttcatttatttttgttcttaaattttaaagataaaactagaaaaattaagatatcataTGATTCTTTCCTCCAATTTGTTGagcatcaaaatcaaaagttttcctcccaaaattgcaaaatcgagtttttgctccacaactaagaataaaatttttccgtcaaaaaaaaatttgtgtttttttccgccaaaacctaatttgagtttttccaccaaaaccacaaaatcaagttttcccgccaaaaccgcaaaatcgagttttcccgcaaaaaccgcaaaatcgagttttcctgtcaaaaccggcaaatcaagttttcccgccaaaactgtaaaatcgcgttttcccgccaaaacagcaaaatcaagttttccgccgaaaccggcaaatcgggtTTTCCCGCAGAAACCGTAAAATctagtttttccgccaaaaccgcaaaatcgagttttcccgccaaaaccgcaaaatcgagtttttccgccaaaaccacaaaaacgagtttttccgccgaaaccggcaaatcgagtttttccgccgaaaccggcaaatcgagtttttccgccgaaaccggcaaatcgagttttcccgccgaaaactacaaaatcgtgttttcccgccgaaacagcaaaaacgagttttccgccgaaaccgacAAATCaggttttcccgccaaaactgcaaaatcgagtttttccgctgaaaccgcaaaatcgagtttttccgccaaaactaaaACCGCAATATCGAGTTTTCCCTAaaaaaccggcaaatcgagttttcccgccaaaaccgtgaaATTGAGTTTTACGGGTTTTCCagaaaaacttaatttaattttacgttttcacgggaaaattcgattttgaggttttggtgaaaaattcgattttgaggttttggtgaaaaactcgattttgattttttggcgggaaaactcgatttcgaagttttgacgaaaaactcgattttgcgtttttggaaggaaaactcgattttgttgttttagttgaaaactcgattttgcggtttcgacgGAAAATTTCGTTGTTCagtttttggcgagaaaactctactttaagttttttttgatgaaaaacattattaaatattgtataatagtTGTGTGAATCAAAATAAAAGGGTTAGAATTTAAACCCTGGTCCTATTAGGGCCAACCCTATTTAAACCCTGTTTAAAAAATGAGGGTTAGGGTTACAAACGGGTTTGCAGGGTTAGGGCTAACCCTGTCAGGTTGAGCCCATATTAACATCCCTACCTATGTGTGCCTATGGGTTCCTTCTTGGGTTTTGGGATTTGTCATGCTTGGGTAGGGATGTTACCTACAGGGTTAGGGCTCGGCcctcttttatttattataagcCTAGCCCTATTTTAACCCAACCCTATTTTGACCATATTATAATCAAGGGTTAGGGTTGGTACCAGGGTTAActcatttaattgaaaaaaatatttcatttatttttgttcttaaattttaaagataaaactagaaaaattaagatatcataTGATTCTTTCCTCCAATTTGTTGagcatcaaaatcaaaagttttcctcccaaaatcgcaaaatcgagtttttgctccacaactaagaataaaatttttccgtcaaaaaaaaatttgtgtttttttccgccaaaacctaatttgagtttttccaccaaaaccacaaaatcaagttttcccgccaaaaccgcaaaatcgagttttcccgcaaaaaccgcaaaatcgagttttcctgtcaaaaccggcaaatcaagttttcccgccaaaactgtaaaatcacgttttcccgccaaaacagcaaaatcaagttttccgccgaaaccggcaaatcgggtTTTCCCGCAGAAACCGTAAAATctagtttttccgccaaaaccgcaaaatcgagttttcccgccaaaaccgcaaaatcgagttttcccgccaaaaccacaaaaacgagtttttccgccgaaaccggcaaatcgagtttttccgccgaaaccggcaaatcgtgtttttccgccgaaaccggcaaatcgagttttcccgccgaaaactacaaaatcgtgttttcccgccgaaacagcaaaaacgagttttccgccgaaaccgacAAATCAGGTTTTCCCGCCAAagtgcaaaatcgagtttttccgctgaaaccgcaaaatcgagtttttccgccaaaactaaaACCGCAATATCGAGTTTTCCCTacaaaaccggcaaatcgagttttcccgccaaaaccgtgaaATTGAGTTTTACGGGTTTTCCagaaaaacttaatttaattttacgttttcacgggaaaattcgattttgaggttttggtgaaaaattcgattttgaggttttggtgaaaaactcgattttgattttttggcgggaaaactcgatttcgaagttttgacgaaaaactcgattttgcgtttttggaaggaaaactcgattttgttgttttagttgaaaactcgattttgcggtttcgacgGAAAATTTCGTTGTTCagtttttggcgagaaaactctactttaagttttttttgatgaaaaacattattaaatattgtataatagtTGTGTGAATCAAAATAAAAGGGTTAGAATTTAAACCCTGGTCCTATTAGGGCCAACCCTATTTAAACCCTGTTTAAAAAATGAGGGTTAGGGTTACAAATGGGTTTGCAGGGTTAGGGCTAACCTTGTCAGGTTGAGCCCATATTAACATCCCTATGCTTGGGTCAAGATCTCAGACCAGTGTAGAGCGGGGTGAAACCTGGCTCCAACACCGGTTTTCTTTATTTGAGATCTCTGACGAAAGCTTCAAGACAACGACGTACGTGTTGTTCGGTGAAGACATCTCTTCTACCTAGATCCAACTTCCATGCGATGGTAAGACTATTGGAGGAGTAGTGGAACGAACGCACTGCAAAGATTGACGACGACAGTATAGTCAACCGGAGGAAAGGTCCTTGTTATTGTGGCGAGGTGGTGTTTACTTCCCAGTGCCAATAATGCTCATGTAATTGTTGCGATGGTACGGAACTCCGCTCCTTTTGAAGCTGCGACTTGTGGTACCTATCTCGTTGCCGTCGTCAAGGCCCGTTTTTCAATCCGGAATTGAGATAGTGATTGCCGGAGTATATGAGGCTTGGTCGAAACGTGCCTTTGGTGGTACACATACTACACTCGGATCATTAGAAGACCATAGGTTGTTTAGAATTAGGAATTGGTCGAGTGTTATTGTTCTCTTGTTTTTAACGATGTTAAATTAGGAGTCTAAAAGATGGTTCGTTCTGAGTAGTGGGATGAAGTCGCTTTCACTGTGGTCGAAAATACAATAGTGTACATTAGGTAGCACTGGATCCACTTAGTGATCCAGAGTGATACTCAACTGCATTATTGTATATATGGTATAGTTTCTGGTGAGGTTAAATGCTTTGTACCAAATGTATTGATGAAAACAGAGATTAAAATTGAGCACAAAAAAACAAGAGGTAAGGAGAAGAAATGGTGAATGTGAAGGAGCTTTTCATGTTTAGTCGATTAAAAGTTTTTAACCATGTGCTTGAAATCATATAACAACTTTTGTGTTTTCCTATTGATCTCAGTTATATTAAATATCTAGGGAGaaagtttaattaaaacaaaatagtacatttttatactattttgtTGTAAACGCTAAGAAGGTTAACATTTCATTATTATTCAGTACTGGATGGGGAGGTTCAGCCCGTAAGGCCCAATTAACAAACACATAGAGAGCCCAAGTACACTTCCACAATTTAgctatttcaaataaattaaaagaaaaaaaaaagattataagaaaCGTCCGGCGTGAAATCAACGCCTGGAAGAaagaacgaaaaaaaaaaaaaaactcaagaagCGTACAAGCGACGTGGGGAAATCACGAAATCATCACCTATATAAACTGAAAGCAGAGAGATCCCTTTTCATCTCATCCCTATACAGTCTCTCTATAAACCCTAAAGCTTGATTTCAGTTTCTCAGAATCCGAATCGTTACCAAAGTAAGTGCCCCTTTCTCTATCCATCTCTTACTTATCATGGTTCCTTTGcagaattttatttcttttccgCCAAAAAGTTCTGATCTTTGTGAACACTGATGGATTCTTATTCGTAATGAAAATTCTGATCTTTGATTTGGGTTAGGTTAGATGATGATATTTTCTTTTCGTAATTAGGGTTTCTGAGTTTTCTTTATACGATCTGTGTTGCCTCTGTTGCAAGTAATTAAGGttctgagatttttttttataagactGTTTCTGATCTGTTGAttgattttaatataattttcgtCTTTGTTGTTTATTAGTTTGAAGATCGAGAAGCAAGAATGAGGATTGATGTCTCTGAGCCAGTGCTATGCGGTTGCGACACGTGTGTCCAGCATCGCACTTTATGCATGTCCAATACTCAAGAAACCGAACCGAGCAATGTGATTGGCTCATCCGTTACTTCAGTTCCTGTTAGTTCCGAACCAGTGCAAGCTCTTGGCGATGAGTTTTCTTCCGCTCTTGGTTCAACCTCAGACCAAAGTTCCGAAACAGAGACTCCATTCGCTCCTCCTGTCACCACATCGGTTAATCCTGAACCAGCGCAGTCTGATGACTCAACCATCTTCAAGTTCCCACCAGTTAGTTCCGAGCCAGCACAAGCTCTTGCCCCTACCGCTGCTTCCGGTTCAATGCAAGGCACTGCTTTTGGTTTTGGTGCATTTGCTGCTCACAGATCATCTTTCTTCGGTGCATCTTCCACCTCCGCAGTTAACGGTTCTTCGCCATTCAGTTTCGCACCTCCTGTTACATCGGTTAGTTCGGCACCAGTGCAATCTCTAGGCACAACCACTACATCCGCCGCTTCTGCATCCTCAACTTCATCTCCAGCTAACAGTTCTTCTTCACCAACCACATTCCAGTTTGCTCCTGCTTTTACATCAGTTGCTCCTTCCGGACCATCTACATTAGGGCCAATGCAAGCTCCTACTTTTGCCAGACCTGATGTTGGTGTCTCTCCAACAGCTCCTTCAGGGTATTTTGGTCAAAATCAGTTTTCTTCACCAAAAAATCCATTCGGAAGCTATTTGCATCCAGCGTTTGGTGGTAGACATCCCTCTAACCTTTTTGGACCAAACCCACAAACTACTATACCAGTGTCTGGTCGTAGTCCATTTTGGGCTGCTGTTGAAACTGAACAAGGTAGTAGGTATCCTCGCTATGCACCTACACCAGATCTTGATTATTCTGGAGGTCCGGGCAAGCAGATTATTTCCATATCTGCTTCCAACTCACATGGACATAAAAGTCATGAAGAACTGAGGTGGGAAGATTACAAAAAGGGAGACAAAGGTAACTAACTGTCTCACTACTCAAATCTTTAATACATAATGTATATCATTTTCtgttttagatttttctctAATTGACTACTCTCATGTTCCAGGTGGGTTTGGGTGGTTTCCTGCTGCTCATACATCTCCCTTTTCCTCATCAACTGTATCGCCGTCGTTATTTGCTTCTCCAAGCATACCTCATCGTCGTCCTCAGATGAGAACTGTTGTTCAACCG
This genomic stretch from Brassica napus cultivar Da-Ae chromosome C9, Da-Ae, whole genome shotgun sequence harbors:
- the LOC106393487 gene encoding nascent polypeptide-associated complex subunit alpha, muscle-specific form-like; amino-acid sequence: MFGTPNLTCQGTTATPAVQAYPIMFGTPNHVAQGTTAAQPYPTMFGSSNLAAQGTTTTPAALPYPTMFGSPNLAAQGTTTTPAAQPYPTMFGTPSIIAQGTTTTPAVQPYAIMFGTPNLGAQGITPAAQAYPVNGLNLLPFSAMSLQ
- the LOC106390272 gene encoding nuclear pore complex protein NUP98A; translation: MRIDVSEPVLCGCDTCVQHRTLCMSNTQETEPSNVIGSSVTSVPVSSEPVQALGDEFSSALGSTSDQSSETETPFAPPVTTSVNPEPAQSDDSTIFKFPPVSSEPAQALAPTAASGSMQGTAFGFGAFAAHRSSFFGASSTSAVNGSSPFSFAPPVTSVSSAPVQSLGTTTTSAASASSTSSPANSSSSPTTFQFAPAFTSVAPSGPSTLGPMQAPTFARPDVGVSPTAPSGYFGQNQFSSPKNPFGSYLHPAFGGRHPSNLFGPNPQTTIPVSGRSPFWAAVETEQGSRYPRYAPTPDLDYSGGPGKQIISISASNSHGHKSHEELRWEDYKKGDKGGFGWFPAAHTSPFSSSTVSPSLFASPSIPHRRPQMRTVVQPHGDMTCFPFGYTFPTAVQRPAGVSSPVSGCTACGATSSSSPSSPLGLNGTTTNPPSFAASLPGLFLSTYGSCPLLFGTPNFAAYGATTAPAVQAYAVIFGTNFTPQGATATPAVQLYPMMFGTPNLAAQGSATAPAVQAYPMMFGTHNLDAQGATATPAVQPYPMMFGTPNLGAQGTTTTPAAQPYPMRFGVTQATTTPAAQPYPMMFGTPNLGARSITPAAQAYHPPVNGLSIPFAAMSLQ